The sequence below is a genomic window from Ensifer adhaerens.
CAAGGGCGTCGGCGACTATGAGCGCTGGGGCACGACCATCGACGATGCGCTCGGCGAGGCCTTCGACAAGACGGCGAAGCTGCTCGGTCTGCCTTATCCGGGCGGCCCCGCGGTGGAGAAGGCGGCGAAGGCCGGCGATCCCAAGCGTTTTGCCTTTCCGCGACCGCTGGTCGGGGAGGCGCGCCTGGATTTTTCCTTTTCCGGGCTGAAGACCGCTGTGCGCATGGCGGCGGAAGAGATTGCACCGGTCAGCGAGCAGGATATTGCCGATATCTGTGCCTCTTTCCAGCATGCCGTTGCCCGCACGCTGAAGGAGCGCATCGGGCGCGGGTTGAAGCGGTTTCGCGAAGAATTCCCTGGTGTTGCCGAGCCGGCGCTGGTCGTGGCCGGGGGCGTTGCGGCCAATACGGTGCTGCGCGACATGTTAACCTCCCTTTGCGCCGAAAACCGCTTCCGCTTCATCGCGCCGCCGCATCGGCTCTGCACCGACAATGCGGCGATGATCGCCTGGGCGGGGCTGGAGCGCATGGCGGCAGGCTTTGACGCCGATGGACTCGATGTCGCGCCGCGCTCGCGCTGGCCGCTGGATCAGAATGCGGCCGTCGCGCTGGGTTCGGGCAAACGGGGCGCCAAGGCATGAGCGCGCTTGCGAAAGTCGCCGTGATCGGGGCAGGGGCGTTTGGCACGGCGCTGGCGACGGTGATTGCCGAGGCAGGCCGGGCGGAGGTGACGCTGATCGCCCGCAACGAGCCGATGGCGGAGCGGCTGGCTGCGACCTTGACGCATGATACGGCGCTGCCTGGAATTTCGCTCTCTCCGAAGATCGCCTTCGCGGCTGATCCCGATGTTCTTAGGGATGCGGATGTCGTCCTCTTCGCCATGCCGTCGCAGGCGCATCGCGAGGCGGCGCGGCACTATGGGCCGTCGCTCGCAGCGGGTGCAATCATCGTGACCTGTGCCAAGGGTATCGAGCGCGAGACGGGGGAATTGCTGACGGCGGTTCTGGAGGAGGAATTGCCGGAGCATCCGGTCGCGGTTCTCTCCGGCCCCGGCTTTGCCGCCGACATCGCCTCCGGTCTGCCGACGGCGATGACGATTGCGGCCGCGGATATCGAGACGGCGACTCTGCTTGCCGAAACGCTGTCCGGACGCACTTTCCGGCTTTACGCCTCCGATGACCGGATTGGCGTGCAATTGGGCGGGGCGCTCAAGAATGTGCTCGCCATCGCCTGCGGGATCGTCGAGGGCTCGGCGCTCGGAGATTCCGCGCGGGCAGCGCTGATCTCGCGGGGCCTTGCCGAGATGTCGCGACTGGTCGCAGCACTTGGCGGTTCGGCGGAGACCGTGAGCGGGCTGTCCGGCCTTGGTGATCTGGTCTTGACGGCGACGAGCCATCAATCACGCAACCTTCGCTTTGGTATTGCGCTGGCGCGTGGCGAAGCGGCCCAAGGCGGGCAGTTGGTGGAAGGCGCTTTTGCGGCGTCCGTTGCGGCGCGGTTGGCGCGCGAGCACGGGATCGAAATGCCGATTACGGAAGCCGTTGCCGCCATTATCGATGGAAAACTGGATACGCGGACAGCCATGGAACAGCTCATGACCCGCCCGATCCGCAACGAATAGAGGAGAAGACCATGCTTTATGCGCTCTGGTGCACCGACAAGAAGGACAGCCTTCAACTGCGTCTCGACACGCGCCCGCCCCATGTCGAATGGCTGAACGGCCTCGACGCCGAGGGCAAGCTCAAGATGGCCGGCCCGACGCTCAACGCTGAAGGCAAGCCGATGGGCAGCCTTGTGGTGATCGTCGCCGAGGACCAGGCATCTGCCGAAACGCTGGCCGCTCAGGACCCTTATGCCAAGGCCGGTCTGTTCGAGACGGTCGAAATCCGGCCCTTCAACTGGGTCTTCAACAATCCGGAGGCGTGACCGATGGCGTTTTGGCTGTTCAAGTCGGAGCCCTTCAAGTTTTCCTGGGAAATGCTGAAGGCCAAGGGGGCCCAAGGCGCCGAGTGGGACGGTGTGCGCAACTATCTCGCCCGCAACAACATGCGGGCGATGCAGATCGGCGACAAGGGCTTCTTCTATCACTCCAACGAGGGTCTTGAGGTCGTCGGCATCGCGGAGGTCTGCGCGCTGGCGCATCACGATTCCACCACCGATGATCCGCGCTGGGAATGCGTCGATATCCGCGCGGTGATGGACATGCCGAAGCCGGTAAGCCTGAAGGACGTGAAGGCCAATCCGGCGCTCGAAAAGATGTCGCTCGTCACCTCCATGCGGCTTTCCGTCCAGCCGGTGACGGAAGACGAATGGCTGGAAGTCTGCCGCATGGGCGGGCTCGACACCCCGCCGCGTTAATAAATTGAAGACGGACCCTCGCCAGTTCATCCTCGAAAACACCGGCATCATGGCACCGCCGCATGTGCCGGAGGTGCAGCTTCATCTCGCAGATGAAGCGCATGACCTCTGGCTGAAGACGGAGGAGGAACTGGAAGAGATCGGCTTGCCGCCGCCATTCTGGGCGTTTGCCTGGGCGGGCGGGCAGGGGTTGGCGCGGTATGTTCTCGATCATCCGGAATGCGTGGCCGGGAAGCGGGTCGTGGACTTCGCGTCCGGTTCCGGGCTGGTGGCGATTGCCGCGATGAAGGCGGGCGCCAGTTCGGTCCTGGCCGCCGATATCGATCCGTGGACGGGGACGGCGGTCGGGCTCAATGCCGGGCTGAACGGAGTTGCTTTGGACTATACCCGCGACAATCTCGTCGGAACGGAACTCGAGGCAGACGTGCTGCTGGCCGGCGACGTATTCTACGATCAGGGCTTCGCAGCCGCGCTCATGCCGTGGTTCGAGCGGCTGGCATCAATGGGAATTGCGGTGCTCGTCGGTGATCCTGGTCGCGCCTATCTCCCGAAAGATCGGCTGGAGGCGCTCGCTGTTTATCAGGTGCCGGTGACCCGGGCGCTGGAGGACAGCGAGGTCAAGAAAACGACGGTGTGGCGGTTTGGGTCATGAGCTAAACTCGCCATTCAAATCAGCATTGCAGTAAGCGGCTCACTTCAGCCGGATAACGCAGACGTCGTGTTCCATGGAGCAGAGGCTGTTGTTCTGGCCGTCTGCGCCTTCCGTCACATTCACGATCTTGGCGCGAGGCGCAGGGCCGATGGCCGGCGCCTGGCCAATGCCCGGTGCAATCGCGATATAGACACCGTTGCCGTGGATGCGGGTTGCCGTGATGCCGCCGGCGAATGTGCCGATACCGCGGATATGGACGGGTAGGCCATTGACGCCCGCGGCGCCTTCCTGCCAGCCGTTGCCGTGATGCCGATGGAATTCACCGGCCTGAACGGCGGCGACGCCCGGGACAAGGAAAGCCAGCAGGGAGAAGGAAACAATTTTGCGCGTCATCATGGCTGATCGACGTCCTTAAACGTTTTGGCGGATCGGTTAACAGTCTGTTAACGATTAAGCACGCTTTTGTCGATCAGGGAAAGCACTTTGGGGTGATCCTCCCCGTTTCGAGCCTCGTAATTGAAATATATGGTTAATACAGTCGCTTGGCTGGTCTTTTCGCTAATCGATTAAAAGTACGACTTATCAATCCGCAGGGCTTGCGGGGGCGCAATCGGGGGATTAAAGGTCGCCTTATGACGCAATGCACAAGGAGGAGCGGACCGTCTGGGTTTCCGCGGCTTCCGGACTATC
It includes:
- a CDS encoding N6-L-threonylcarbamoyladenine synthase; its protein translation is MNEVKLSRPLTILGLETSCDETAASVVVRHPDGRGEIVADVVLSQLDEHSAYGGVVPEIAARAHVEALDTLIEEALTRSGKSLKDMDAIAATSGPGLIGGLIVGLMTGKAIAYASGKPLYAVNHLEGHALTARLTDGVAFPYLMLLVSGGHTQLVLVKGVGDYERWGTTIDDALGEAFDKTAKLLGLPYPGGPAVEKAAKAGDPKRFAFPRPLVGEARLDFSFSGLKTAVRMAAEEIAPVSEQDIADICASFQHAVARTLKERIGRGLKRFREEFPGVAEPALVVAGGVAANTVLRDMLTSLCAENRFRFIAPPHRLCTDNAAMIAWAGLERMAAGFDADGLDVAPRSRWPLDQNAAVALGSGKRGAKA
- a CDS encoding Predicted RNA-binding protein, contains PUA-like domain, with amino-acid sequence MAFWLFKSEPFKFSWEMLKAKGAQGAEWDGVRNYLARNNMRAMQIGDKGFFYHSNEGLEVVGIAEVCALAHHDSTTDDPRWECVDIRAVMDMPKPVSLKDVKANPALEKMSLVTSMRLSVQPVTEDEWLEVCRMGGLDTPPR
- a CDS encoding glycerol-3-phosphate dehydrogenase (NAD(P)+), with translation MSALAKVAVIGAGAFGTALATVIAEAGRAEVTLIARNEPMAERLAATLTHDTALPGISLSPKIAFAADPDVLRDADVVLFAMPSQAHREAARHYGPSLAAGAIIVTCAKGIERETGELLTAVLEEELPEHPVAVLSGPGFAADIASGLPTAMTIAAADIETATLLAETLSGRTFRLYASDDRIGVQLGGALKNVLAIACGIVEGSALGDSARAALISRGLAEMSRLVAALGGSAETVSGLSGLGDLVLTATSHQSRNLRFGIALARGEAAQGGQLVEGAFAASVAARLAREHGIEMPITEAVAAIIDGKLDTRTAMEQLMTRPIRNE
- a CDS encoding Predicted nicotinamide N-methyase; this translates as MKTDPRQFILENTGIMAPPHVPEVQLHLADEAHDLWLKTEEELEEIGLPPPFWAFAWAGGQGLARYVLDHPECVAGKRVVDFASGSGLVAIAAMKAGASSVLAADIDPWTGTAVGLNAGLNGVALDYTRDNLVGTELEADVLLAGDVFYDQGFAAALMPWFERLASMGIAVLVGDPGRAYLPKDRLEALAVYQVPVTRALEDSEVKKTTVWRFGS